One segment of Coffea arabica cultivar ET-39 chromosome 7c, Coffea Arabica ET-39 HiFi, whole genome shotgun sequence DNA contains the following:
- the LOC113698684 gene encoding uncharacterized protein, with translation MELEHPKMQESSLRGQKMKKQSAGLESSDAHSSKYHIGSFHELQKGIPRNESTEEKLQWIQSQIIGGNVEFGTPFGRRRLTYADHTATGRCLRYIEDYIINHVLPVYGNCHSSDSYVGCRMTKMTHEVAKYVKKCLGGGEEDAIIFCGSGSTAAIKRLQEVIGVAVPSIIREKVSNCLGNEEKWVVFVGPYEHHSNILSWRQSLAEVVEIGFDDNGLIDMEALRQQLESHKSRNCPMLGSFSACSNVSGIYSDTKAIARLLHQYGAFACFDFAASGPYVKIDMRSGESDGYDAVFLSPHKFLGGPGSPGILLMSKALYHLRSSAPSTSGGGTVHFVNGFSEQDTLYVKNVEEREEAGTPPIIQKIRATLAFWVKEYIGHNVIETMEHNYIQQTLERLLPNPNIKILGNVTEKRQAVLSFLIYSTTYSPSAEGNAQDNLDRNETSGLYLWRETGNKKGKPLHGPYISKLLSDLFGIQARGGCACAGPYGHMLLEIDRAQSLALRSAAERGYIGVKPGWTRVSFSYYMSKAEFEFILAAIEFLAIYGQRFLPLYHLNWETGDWSFMKKALKEAGEGYNCDFNGTSLANLIKDFNLGCNDSKENKDRETTEAGLECKYAKYLETAKHIAVMLPKFPTQRRIPEDIDPSLLSFRV, from the exons ATGGAATTGGAGCAtcccaaaatgcaagaaagTTCCCTTAGGGggcaaaaaatgaagaaacaaagTGCTGGATTAGAGTCATCTGATGCTCATTCCAGCAAGTACCACATTGGATCATTTCATGAACTGCAAAAAGGTATACCGAGAAATGAATCCACAGAGGAGAAACTTCAATGGATACAATCACAAATCATTGGTGGAAATGTAGAATTTGGCACCCCATTTGGAAGACGAAGGCTTACTTATGCTGATCACACTGCCACTGGCCGGTGTCTTCGATACATTGAGGACTATATCATCAATCATGTTCTTCCTGTCTATG GTAACTGtcattcaagtgatagttatgtGGGTTGCAGGATGACAAAAATGACACATGaagttgctaaatatgtcaagaaatgctTAGGGGGTGGAGAAGAAGATGCAATAATATTCTGTGGCTCTGGCTCGACAGCAGCTATCAAAAGACTCCAAGAAGTAATTGGAGTAGCTGTACCTTCGATCATAAGAGAAAAGGTCTCAAATTGTCtcggaaatgaagaaaaatgggtGGTTTTTGTTGGCCCTTATGAACACCACTCCAATATCCTCTCTTGGAGACAGAGCTTAGCAGAGGTGGTTGAGATTGGATTTGATGACAATGGCCTGATTGACATGGAAGCTCTGAGACAACAACTTGAATCACACAAGTCAAGAAACTGTCCCATGCTTGGTTCTTTCTCGGCTTGCAGCAATGTCAGTGGAATTTATTCAGATACTAAGGCCATAGCCCGACTACTCCATCAATACGGAGCATTTGCTTGCTTTGATTTTGCAGCAAG TGGTCCCTATGTGAAAATTGACATGAGGTCAGGGGAAAGCGATGGCTATGATGCTGTTTTTCTTAGTCCACATAAATTTTTGGGAGGTCCGGGTTCTCCAGGAATCCTCCTGATGAGCAAGGCTCTTTATCACCTGAGATCTTCAGCCCCATCAACTTCTGGGGGTGGAACAGTTCATTTTGTCAATGGCTTCAGTGAGCAG GATACATTGTATGTGAAGAACGTAGAGGAAAGAGAGGAAGCAGGAACTCCGCCTATCATCCAGAAGATCAGAGCAACACTAGCCTTTTGGGTAAAAGAATACATTGGTCACAATGTGATTGAAACAATGGAGCATAACTACATTCAACAAACACTTGAAAGGCTTCTTCCAAATCCGAACATAAAAATTCTTGGAAATGTAACAGAGAAGCGGCAAGCGGTCTTATCCTTTCTGATTTACTCTACTACATATTCTCCCTCTGCAGAAGGCAACGCTCAGGATAACTTAGACAGGAACGAAACATCAGGTCTCTACCTTTGGCGAGAAACAGGTAACAAGAAGGGCAAACCTCTTCATGGCCCTTACATTTCCAAGCTCCTCAGTGATCTCTTCGGTATCCAGGCTAGGGGAGGATGTGCTTGTGCAGGGCCCTATGGTCACATGTTGCTCGAAATTGACAGGGCTCAATCACTTGCCCTGCGATCTGCCGCTGAAAGG GGATACATTGGTGTGAAGCCAGGATGGACAAGAGTTAGCTTTTCATATTACATGTCTAAGGCAGAATTTGAGTTCATTTTAGCTGCAATTGAGTTTTTAGCTATTTATGGACAAAGGTTCCTCCCATTATACCACCTCAACTGGGAAACTGGTGATTGGAGCTTCATGAAAAAAGCATTAAAGGAGGCTGGAGAAGGATATAACTGTGACTTCAATGGTACATCATTAGCCAATTTGATCAAGGACTTCAACCTTGGGTGCAATGactcaaaagaaaacaaagatagGGAAACTACAGAAGCAGGCCTAGAGTGCAAGTATGCTAAGTATCTGGAGACTGCAAAGCACATAGCAGTTATGCTTCCAAAGTTTCCAACTCAACGTCGAATACCAGAAGATATAGATCCCAGCCTACTATCTTTCAGAGTTTAG
- the LOC113699132 gene encoding probable nucleolar protein 5-2 yields the protein MLALFETPAGFALFKVLDEGKLSKVEDLWKEFSTADSARKIVKLKAFSKFDNTSEALSAATLLIDSKPSKGLRKFLRAHCEGEALAVADSKLGNAIKEKLQIDCVHNNAVMELMRGVRSQLSELISGLAAQDLSPMSLGLSHSLSRYKLKFSPDKVDTMIIQAIGLLDDIDKELNTYAMRVREWYGWHFPELAKIVQDNILYAKAAKLMGDRSNAAKLDFSEILPEEVETELKEAALISMGTEISDLDLMNIKDLCSQVLSFAEYRAQLYDYLKSRMNTIAPNLTALVGELVGARLIAHGGSLLNLAKQPGSTVQILGAEKALFRALKTKHATPKYGLIYHASLIGQAAPKHKGKISRSLAAKTALAIRYDALGDNQDNTMGLENRLKLEARLRSLEGRELNRAAGSAKGKPKIEVYDKDRKTGAGGLITPGKTYNPAADAVLGPTELSSEKEKNEQEKRKDEEAGDDTPMNGVEKKKKKKKKGTDIEDTHAAEDGVAGPESEVVGKKEKKKKKKHAAEDAELQNENIEAGEKKKKKRKHPEADEEVEAPSEKKEKKKKKKKHDA from the exons ATGCTTGCGCTTTTTGAAACCCCAGCGGGTTTTGCCCTCTTCAAAGTTTTGGACGAAGGCAAACTGTCCAAAGTTGAG GACTTGTGGAAGGAGTTCTCCACTGCTGATTCCGCAAGAAAG ATTGTAAAGCTAAAAGCTTTCTCGAAGTTTGATAATACCTCGGAGGCATTGTCAGCAGCAACCTTGTTGATTGATAGCAAGCCGAGCAAAGGTCTCCGCAAGTTCTTACGTGCTCATTGCGAAGGTGAAGCTTTAGCTGTGGCTGATTCGAAACTCGGAAATGCAATCAAGGAGAAGCTG CAAATTGACTGTGTTCACAACAATGCTGTTATGGAATTGATGAGAGGTGTGAGAAGTCAATTGTCTGAACTCATTTCTGGTCTAGCTGCACAAGATTTGAGTCCAATGAGCTTGGGTCTGTCCCACAGCTTGTCTAGATACAAGCTAAAGTTCAGCCCTGATAAG GTGGACACAATGATCATTCAGGCTATCGGCCTTTTGGATGATATTGATAAGGAGCTAAACACTTATGCAATGAGAGTTCGAGAGTGGTATGGTTGGCATTTTCCTGAGCTGGCAAAGATTGTACAAGACAACATACTGTATGCGAAGGCAGCAAAATTGATGGGTGACCGTTCAAATGCTGCGAAGCTTGATTTTTCTGAG ATACTCCCCGAAGAAGTTGAAACAGAGCTTAAAGAAGCTGCCTTGATATCCATGGGAACTGAAATTAGTGACCTGGATTTGATGAACATTAAAGATCTGTGCAGCCAAGTTCTTTCTTTTGCCGAGTACAGAGCTCAACTGTATGATTATCTAAAGAGCAGGATGAACACTATTGCCCCAAATCTTACTGCTCTTGTTGGAGAACTCGTTGGTGCTCGCCTTATTGCCCATGGAGGTAGCTTGCTCAATCTTGCTAAGCAACCAGGAAGCACAGTGCAGATACTTGGTGCAGAGAAAGCTCTGTTCAGAGCTCTTAAGACAAAGCATGCAACTCCTAAATATGGTCTTATATACCATGCATCTCTGATTGGTCAGGCAGCACCAAAGCACAAGGGTAAAATATCAAGATCTCTTGCCGCTAAAACTGCATTGGCAATTAGATATGATGCTCTAGGAGATAACCAGGACAATACAATGGGATTGGAGAATCGGTTAAAG CTTGAAGCACGATTGAGGAGTTTAGAAGGCAGAGAATTGAATCGTGCTGCTGGTTCTGCTAAAGGCAAACCAAAGATTGAAGTTTATGACAAGGATCGAAAGACGGGTGCAGGGGGACTGATAACCCCTGGGAAG ACTTACAATCCTGCGGCTGATGCTGTTCTTGGACCAACTGAGTTATCAtcagagaaagagaaaaatgagcaGGAAAAGAGGAAGGATGAAGAAGCAGGTGATGACACTCCTATGAATGGTgtggagaagaaaaagaagaagaagaagaaggggaCTGATATAGAGGATACTCATGCTGCAGAAGATGGTGTTGCTGGACCTGAAAGTGAAGTGGttggaaagaaggaaaagaagaaaaagaagaaacatgCTGCTGAAGATGCTGAGCTACAGAATGAAAATATTGAAGcgggagagaagaagaaaaagaagagaaagcacCCTGAAGCAGATGAAGAAGTCGAAGCTCCCAGtgaaaagaaggagaaaaagaagaagaagaagaaacacgATGCATGA